Within the Candidatus Neomarinimicrobiota bacterium genome, the region GGGCTAAAAAGTATTGTGTTAAGGTTTCCTCCTCTTTTATATACATCAATAATGTTGTCGACCTTAAAAGGGTTAAAAACACATGGTGTCACATCGCCTGTCCAGGTTATGTAGAAATAGCCTCCCCCATATGCAGCTCCTGCAGAAATACATCCATCACTTACTGTTCCACAGTTCCAAAAATCGGCGATAAAGTATTTTCTTTCCCTGATTGCTTTCCATGTTTTCTCATACATTTCGATTCTTTGCTGTGGAGTTACCATCAGCTTTAAATTTCTATTTCTGCCTATTGGCATATATTGAAATATCCATTGATAGAGAGCGCCTAATTTTTCAAAGTAAAAATCCCAGAACTCTTCACTTGTTATTATATCCCAGTTTTCGGATGTAGCGGTAGTGGAAATTCCAAATGGAACACCATATTTTTTTAGATTTTCTATACCTTCCACTATACGTTTAAAAGTTCCTTTCCCTCTTCTTGCGTCTGTTTCTTTTTCAAATCCCTCAACGGAGATAGCGGGAGTTACATTTCCCAGTTCACCGAGCCTTCGGGAAATTTCGTCAGTAAAAAGAGTCCCATTTGTATAAATAAGAAATATTTGCTCAATGTTTTCTTCAAAAATATCAAGTAAACTCTTGCCTTCAGATTTATATAAAAAAGGTTCTCCTCCTGATATTACAGTAAAATGACTTCCCCATAGGTCTAATTTTTCTCTTAGTATTCTTTTAAAAACGGAATAGGGA harbors:
- a CDS encoding radical SAM protein, which gives rise to MSKLNINQIITANTLKYGFEIKFIRELIFKYLDRYAYTNIVKQNNNNRLKKVQEDKYAMVSSILNAGRRGINRKLIGENASKRLFNNLFGKTFLKTNENFYRFIENYKMHPPSFLVISPTGACNLKCIGCYANSSEARKITLPYSVFKRILREKLDLWGSHFTVISGGEPFLYKSEGKSLLDIFEENIEQIFLIYTNGTLFTDEISRRLGELGNVTPAISVEGFEKETDARRGKGTFKRIVEGIENLKKYGVPFGISTTATSENWDIITSEEFWDFYFEKLGALYQWIFQYMPIGRNRNLKLMVTPQQRIEMYEKTWKAIRERKYFIADFWNCGTVSDGCISAGAAYGGGYFYITWTGDVTPCVFNPFKVDNIIDVYKRGGNLNTILFSPYFKDIRKWQRKYYDDRPLDEMGNLIAPCPIRDHFSDIKKVLLRHKAIPIDSIDYELLSDDDIEKTIDSYDREFHNISNQIWQKRYIKLSLFRD